A portion of the Cryptomeria japonica chromosome 5, Sugi_1.0, whole genome shotgun sequence genome contains these proteins:
- the LOC131042171 gene encoding G-type lectin S-receptor-like serine/threonine-protein kinase At2g19130: MRKNGPLAYMIFAFTLLIIVSNCHGLSTGTDRGDSLPLGDSLFGNQTLISQNGTFELGFFSPNGSNNWYLGIWYAILSEKTIVWVANRENPAKYRSGVLKLSKEGNLGLFDEEGTSLWSANASKKPSRAALLDSGNLMMLSDSNESETLWQSFDYPVDTWMPGMWFGARQKLIGWKNSMDPTPGLFSFQLDPSGATQFVLTWNDSVQYWKSGTWDGKIFSGVPELVNGGFYNLSFKSTSSGLYLSYTMLDVGSCFIKIKSGAIHIFSLFDDTKPFMIGSDQCDVYGICGAYGSCNSNNLRSCSCVEGFSPADKRAWESQDWWSSGCVRQSPLNCSTENGSTDEFIDVGTTLPDDSASSYPAPTKEDCQKACLRNCSCTAFTFSSPSGPCKIWSRDLLNMQNSRLSVSIRVAASALPRFHKPPPSSKLKTIIIVSALSLALALSIILFLMWQRYRLRQPMDTCEDSSESSLRIFSYEELKIATRNFRTKLGSGGFGSVFRGSLIDGTLVGVKKLEGSKQQEKQFRAEISSLGSIQHGNLIRLRGFCAEGSKRLLVYDYMSNGSLNSLLFKNKPKVLDWKTRFQIALGFLNESNSESKPKVLDWKSRFQIALGTARGLVYLHDECRDRIIHGDIKPEKILLDGNFSPKLADFGLSKLVGRDFSNVLTTTRGTAWYLAPEWISGLPITSKVDVYSFGITLLEIISGRRSLDSSMQDSGQYYFPAWAAAQICQGKMINIVDESVAAEADVEEVRRASVVGFLCIEREEERRPSMEQVLRILEGTMEPQTSQMPSSAVEETPADRTETDSDSNSAMLSK, encoded by the coding sequence ATGAGGAAAAACGGTCCACTGGCATATATGATTTTCGCTTTTACTCTACTAATTATAGTTTCCAATTGTCATGGGCTATCTACTGGTACTGATAGGGGAGACTCTCTTCCCTTAGGTGACTCGCTTTTTGGAAATCAGACATTAATATCACAGAATGGCACGTTTGAATTAGGATTTTTCAGCCCAAACGGAAGCAATAACTGGTATCTTGGCATCTGGTATGCCATATTATCAGAGAAGACCATCGTTTGGGTGGCTAATAGGGAGAACCCAGCGAAATACAGGTCCGGCGTTTTGAAGCTGTCAAAAGAAGGTAATCTGGGACTTTTTGATGAAGAGGGGACGTCTCTTTGGTCGGCCAACGCATCGAAGAAGCCGTCGCGCGCCGCGCTGTTAGATTCTGGTAATCTTATGATGCTGAGCGATTCCAATGAATCTGAGACTCTTTGGCAGAGTTTCGACTATCCTGTAGATACCTGGATGCCCGGAATGTGGTTCGGTGCACGGCAAAAGCTAATCGGTTGGAAAAACTCAATGGATCCCACTCCTGGGCTTTTCTCCTTTCAGTTGGATCCATCTGGAGCTACACAATTCGTGCTGACATGGAACGATTCTGTTCAGTATTGGAAGAGTGGAACTTGGGACGGTAAAATTTTCAGTGGGGTTCCTGAACTGGTAAATGGAGGCTTCTACAATCTCAGCTTTAAAAGTACTAGCTCTGGTTTGTATTTAAGTTATACAATGCTGGACGTGGGCTCATGTTTTATAAAAATAAAGTCCGGAGCAATACatatattttctttgtttgatgaCACTAAACCATTCATGATAGGGAGTGATCAATGCGACGTATATGGTATTTGTGGCGCTTATGGAAGTTGTAACTCCAACAATCTTCGGTCTTGCAGCTGCGTGGAAGGTTTCTCACCGGCAGACAAGCGCGCCTGGGAATCACAAGACTGGTGGTCAAGTGGCTGTGTTCGGCAGAGCCCATTAAACTGCAGTACCGAAAACGGCAGCACTGACGAATTTATCGACGTTGGTACAACGCTGCCTGATGATTCAGCTTCGTCATACCCTGCACCCACAAAGGAAGATTGCCAGAAAGCCTGCCTGCGCAACTGCTCATGCACTGCGTTTACTTTCAGTTCTCCTTCAGGACCCTGCAAAATCTGGTCCAGAGATTTGTTAAACATGCAGAACAGTAGATTGTCTGTCTCCATTCGAGTAGCTGCCTCTGCGCTTCCAAGGTTTCATAAACCACCGCCTTCGTCCAAACTCAAAACCATAATCATAGTGAGTGCTCTCTCTCTCGctcttgctttgagtatcattttatttttaatgtgGCAAAGGTATCGGCTACGACAACCAATGGACACATGCGAAGACTCCTCAGAGTCTTCTCTTAGAATATTTAGTTACGAGGAGTTGAAGATTGCAACAAGGAATTTTAGGACTAAGTTGGGGAGCGGAGGATTTGGCTCAGTATTCAGAGGATCTTTAATAGACGGCACGCTTGTGGGCGTAAAGAAATTAGAAGGTTCAAAACAGCAAGAGAAGCAATTCAGAGCGGAAATCAGTTCTCTTGGCAGCATACAACATGGGAATTTGATCAGGCTTCGAGGGTTCTGTGCTGAAGGATCCAAAAGGTTGCTGGTTTATGATTACATGTCCAATGGCTCTCTAAATTCCTTGCTGTTCAAAAATAAACCAAAGGTACTCGACTGGAAGACCCGATTCCAGATCGCTTTAGGCTTTCTCAATGAAAGTAACTCCGAAAGCAAACCAAAGGTACTGGACTGGAAGAGCCGATTCCAGATCGCTTTGGGCACTGCGCGAGGTTTAGTTTATCTCCATGACGAGTGCAGGGATCGCATCATTCATGGAGATATAAAGCCCGAGAAGATTCTTCTAGATGGTAATTTTTCACCCAAGCTAGCAGATTTTGGGTTGTCAAAGCTTGTGGGTAGAGATTTCAGCAACGTACTGACAACAACAAGAGGAACGGCATGGTATTTGGCTCCTGAGTGGATTTCCGGTCTTCCCATCACTTCCAAAGTTGATGTGTACAGTTTTGGTATAACGCTCTTGGAAATAATTTCTGGCCGAAGAAGTCTGGATTCAAGCATGCAAGATTCAGGTCAGTATTACTTTCCCGCATGGGCTGCAGCTCAAATTTGCCAGGGGAAGATGATTAATATTGTTGACGAAAGTGTCGCAGCGGAGGcagatgttgaagaggtgagaagagCAAGTGTTGTAGGGTTTCTATGCATAGAAAGGGAGGAGGAGAGGAGGCCAAGCATGGAACAAGTGTTGCGGATTCTGGAAGGGACGATGGAGCCTCAAACTTCACAGATGCCGAGTTCCGCAGTCGAGGAAACCCCAGCAGACAGAACCGAGACTGATAGCGATAGCAATTCAGCAATGTTATCAAAATAA